The sequence below is a genomic window from Aureispira sp. CCB-E.
GACGGCGACTAAATGGCTTTCCATTTAAATCATTTTCTACAAAGTATTGTTGTATAGCTGGTCGAAAGGATTCCATTACATACCTCAAACGTCCTAATATAGGGTAATTTCGTCGAATAGCATGTTCTTTCTGAAAAACATCATACAAGCCCATTAGTATAAGTGGTGCAAGTACGGCGAATGCCCATAAAGCTTTTGGTGTGTAAAATTGTGCCAACAATAGGACCATCGCAATGGATAAGATCGAAACAACATAGAATTTCAGACGCAGGTTTGGTATTGTCATTGAGGATTTTTTTAGTAAAATAGTCACACTCGTATAACTGCAAAAACAGAAAACAGTTTAAATTAATAAAAAAATCTGATTTTTTGACAATGGATTGAATGAAATCCTAGAGCAGTGGCTTTTGTGGTTGTGTATAACCATAATATAACTTGCTTCCCCTTCTAGCAGTCTTAAAAGGAACTTTCTAATGACACCAAACGGTTTATTAAATAATCATTTCTAACACTATTCATTTTTAAACCTAACCCTTCATGAAAAAAAACACTCTTTCAGAACTTAGAATAACAAAGAAACATATCATAAGTGTTATGGTTATGCCCAGCATCATCTTTAGTTTTTTATTTTATCATGGTTTTATAAATCCAACCAAAGATGATAGTAACGACACCTTGTTTATCTATTCTATAATGATAATCTTAATTTTATGGGCTATCACTTATATTTGGAATGCCTTAAAATATAAATTAACTGTCACCGACCAATTTATTCATTTAAAAAGTCTATTCACAGATAAAAAAATATTAGCTGCAAGTGTAGACAACTATAAAACAGATCAGTATGGTTTGCATATTTACATAAAGAACTACTCTGAATCTCCTTGTATTTCAATAACTGCTAATTTAGATAATTCTGAAATACTATATACATGGTTGGCGTATTATTCTAAAAACCTCGAAACAGAAACTTATGTAAGAGCTTATGAAGATGAATTAAAAGAAATTTTGAGTGATAATAAATATGGAAAAAATAAAATAGAAAAAGAAGAGAATATAGCTTCTGTCAATCACTTTGTGAAAATACTAAATAGGTTTGCATTTATTTTATTCATATTGATCTTTGTAGGTAGTCTAAATCTATTCCCCATCCCCTATATTCTGCTAGATATAAGCATTTTTTTAACCATTTTAATTCCTATCATATTAGTGTACTTCTCTCTGAGATACCAAGGCTTTTTCAGTTTAGATGAAGAACAAAATAAAATATCTCATTTCCCAAGCATATTTGAATCATTAATCAATCCAAATATATCGCTCAGCACCTACTGGCTTTTGACTGGTTTTTATATCTTTGACATTTCTACTATTTGGACATATGCTTTAGTGATAAGCTTACTTATCACCTTTCCTATATTTTATTCTGCAAGAGATGTTTCGTTTAAAAAGATTGGTGATTACTTTGGTGCATCATTGGCTGTTATTCTCATGCTAGGATATGGGTATGGAACCATAGCTTATCTAAATTTTTATTTTGATAAATCTGAAGCTCAAATATACCCTGTTGAAATATTAAATAAAAGATCAGGGAAAAACAATGACAGTGCAAAGCATATAACATTGGCTCCGTGGTCCACCTACAACAAACCTCAAGAAGTAGAGGTTCTTCAATCTTTTTTTCATAAAATAGAAAAAGGAGATAAAGTAAATATTTACCTAAAGGAAGGCTATCTTGGGATTAAATATTATAGTATCAATACTTAGTTTCATTCTAGCACTGAAGTAGCATGGAAATATTTTAGACTCGATTGATTAACTAGATTAAATACTTCTTTTTCCAAGCCTCTTGCATCATACAATGTCTTTATAATGAAACTATCCCTTTGCTCACTTAAATCTGTATACAAAGCTTTCTTTTGAATTATCAGCTTACTTTTTCCTTGATACCTAAAAGTTTCTTCAATTTTGGGTTTAGAAGAAAGCATTACTCCTTCAAAAGGGTTGTGTAAAACTGTCATATAACGAAAATCTTTTTCTAAGTTCAAATATAAAGTTGTGATTTTTTTGACTCTATTTAATGAATCATACTGATATGCTTTTTTGTAAGCAATACTTTTTACCTCTTTATCTTCGTGCCAATATCCATTTTCTGATAATAGCAAGTTTTCTGATGAGAATATCAAAATAGTAGTATCTGAAAGCGGCATTTCACTCGGGTCCATTGTTTCTAATGATTGTTGGGTCTTGAACCAAATTTGGTGTAGTTTTCTTTCTTTAGGGAAAAAATCATATCTAATGCTAAAAGAGGCTATATAATCTGTTATGAATTCTTTCTTTATAAGAAATCCTAATGAATCATATTTTAAACGAGTACGCCCAGTTGAAGCATTTATATAAATTACGTTTCCTAATGAATCAAATAAATTATATCCAACTTGCAAGGTATTATGCAAAGAGTCCTTGTAACAAACAATCGTTTTCTTGATTTCGTTTTTGATGATAACAGGTTGGTTGGTTACAGGGAAAATTAAATCTGAAATATTAGGCAGATTTTCAGTTTTATTGAGCGTACATCCTTCTAGTATAAAAAGTAGTAAAATTAAGACTACTATTTTAGTTTTTATCACCTTGTCAATATTTATATTACAGGAGAAAATAACTACTTCTTAAACGAGCATTGAACTCCTAGCATCAAACTAACTTGGTCTCCTTTGTATTGAGCATTAAGAATGCCTTCATCATCCAAGGCAGGTGTTTTTCGTTCCCAATAAACCAAAGAATCATGTATAGAAGTACTTCCCAATGTAAAACCCAACGACAAAGTAATGCTAAAATGTCTCGTGATTTTATACTGAGCAATCAACCCCGCTTCACCAAGTAACAGATACCTAGATTTGAAACTAGCATTGTACTCATATTTAAAAGAAGAACTATTGGTAGGATCTTCTATTTTTTGCTGTTGAAAACGCCACTCATAACGCCCTGTTTCGTGTCGATGTACCAAGAGCGCAATTCCAAGATAAGGATGAATCGATAGTTTTTTGTCAATCGTAAAAATAGTCGTTTTTAGCCGCAGTGGAAATTGTAAAAATTGCCCAGGCAACCATTGCTCTTTGTCCAACCAACTTACTCCATCCAAATGATAGGCATAGTTATTATTCAGTTGATGGGCATATACTCCCATCTCCAAGGCAAGGTAAGGATTGATTTCAAAACCCAAACGAGCTCCACCAATAAAATCTGGGCGATTGACAAAATTAAACTCCCCTTGCGAAGCAAACGTTTGGACAATATCCCATTTCAGACCACATTCCATATTCACATAGAATTGAGCCTCTACTGATTTATGAATAAAAAGTAAAAATAGTATACACAACCAATAATTCCGTAATGGCATATTTTTTATTTTATAAAGTAGAGATTATCCCTCCAATAAGACAATTCTTTATAAGATACAATTAAAAATTCAAGTCTAAAAAAAAACGTTGCAAGCATTCACTTACAACGTTTTAATTTTAACATTTTTATTACATTCTTGGGAACTAGAAACAATTAACACAAGTATCTAAACAAGATAGCAAATTGTTTAAGGCAGGTAGTTTGAGGTAATAATAAACTCGTTGTCCTTCTCTCTTGCTTCCTAAAATTCCTTTCAGTTTCATATTGGACAAATGATGTGAGGTTAGAGACTGCTCACTATTGATTCGTTCGCAAATTTCGTTAACGGATAATCTATCCTCATTGTCTAACAGTTGCAAGATAGATAAACGAATAGGATGTGCTACAGCTTTTAGTATCGAAGCTGCAAATTCTAATTGATCTGGTGATAAAGAGGTTTTCTTCTCTATTTGAACATCTTTCATAAAAGTGAATTAAACGCAGGTTATACCTAAAAATAAAGTAGGTGTTAATTGATGGCAGTTCGGGGGAGTTTTTCTATTTACAAGTAGGTTAATTAATTCCTGCAATATAAGCAACCAACTGATAACTAAACACATTAAAGCATTGAACTCTCTTAAGTAAATGTAAGATCGAACTATTTAATTGATTGATAGCAATGAATTGGTATTCTATATACCTTGAAATACCAATTCAAAACTCCAATAAAGATACTTCTTTTAAATCACTTTTCAAAATATGAAAGACTTATCATAACTATTTTTTAATTAGAAATAATAATCTCTACTCTACGTTTCTGATGCTTTGCAATATCGCCTTGAACAACGCCTCCTCCTTCATATTTAACTTGCGAGGTATCCAAGCCCAAACTAATTAAATAGTCAGAGACCATTTTAGCTCGCTCTATGGATAGAGCAAGATTAAAATCTTGGTTTCCAACATCATCAGCAAAACCAGTTACTTTTAGCTTTATGGTTGTTTTATCTTCAAATTGGTTCACCATCCGTTCCAATTGTTCTTTTTGAATTTCTGTAATATTATACTTTCCAGAATCAAAGTAAACGGAAAGATTTTTACGCACCTTTCGTTTGGGAGGTATTTTTGCTTCTGTCTTGGTCGTGCTTGGAATTAGAAACACTTCTATCTTTTTAGTAGGCTCATCTTTGTTTCTTCTAAAATATTCCGCGCCCACAAAAGTTTGATAATCTGGTTTCATTAAAATATAAGAATAGGAATTTTTATCGGGTAAACAAACAAAAAAGCGACCATGCTCATCCGTTTTAAATTCTTGTTTTGGCGTTCCAGATTTACCTATCTTAACCTTGACATTCTCTACAGGCTCTTTGGTAGCCGCATCATAAACATAAGCATCAACCATGACATTCGCTTTTTCTGGAGCGATTTCGGGGTGCATTGCAATGGTGTAAATATCCAACCCACCTTGTCCGCCTTCTTTTGCGGAAGCATAATAAGCAGTCGTACCATCAGGACTAATGACAATTCCTGCCTCTCTAAATGGCGTATTAACAGCGTGTCCCAAATTTACAGGTTGGGTCCATGTTCCATTTTCTTGTTGAACCGTTCTAAAAATGTCTGCTTCCCCAAAACCAGGATGACCATCAGAAGAAAAATACAAGGTGACCCCATCAGGAGCAATATAAGGCGCTTCCTCATCGCCATCAGTATTAATTGCTTCCATATTAACTGGAGGATCCCAGAGACCATCCTCTGCTAACTTACTCATCCACAAATCTGTTCCCCCTTTTCCTCCCTTTCTATTGGATGCAAAATACATGGTTTTTCCATCACAGCTAATAGCGGGTTGTGAATCCCATTGCTTGCTGTTTAGTCCTTGAGATGGGCGCACTTCATCTACAACTGCAAAGTCGTTTTG
It includes:
- a CDS encoding helix-turn-helix transcriptional regulator, whose product is MKDVQIEKKTSLSPDQLEFAASILKAVAHPIRLSILQLLDNEDRLSVNEICERINSEQSLTSHHLSNMKLKGILGSKREGQRVYYYLKLPALNNLLSCLDTCVNCF
- a CDS encoding OmpA family protein, whose product is MKKVFIVTITCILFCAQIDAQPGDTPTKTKNVKELIQDAELLINRQQFEPAKVALESAIKQKKNFVIAYRLLGIVNTKLRNYDESILAYEKLFELSPTLSKAAYFECAQAYMKRYKYDRALALFNLYKNAASADYKADEQTVQIAYDMILEREIRSCLYAREIDVSGMKEESINLGGNINSAADEYLPTLTGDGRWLIFTSNRGGENILMSKPAANGNWSQARSISKAINTPRNEGMAKLTVCGRVIYFSACGWENVEGGCDIFEADFDTQNDFAVVDEVRPSQGLNSKQWDSQPAISCDGKTMYFASNRKGGKGGTDLWMSKLAEDGLWDPPVNMEAINTDGDEEAPYIAPDGVTLYFSSDGHPGFGEADIFRTVQQENGTWTQPVNLGHAVNTPFREAGIVISPDGTTAYYASAKEGGQGGLDIYTIAMHPEIAPEKANVMVDAYVYDAATKEPVENVKVKIGKSGTPKQEFKTDEHGRFFVCLPDKNSYSYILMKPDYQTFVGAEYFRRNKDEPTKKIEVFLIPSTTKTEAKIPPKRKVRKNLSVYFDSGKYNITEIQKEQLERMVNQFEDKTTIKLKVTGFADDVGNQDFNLALSIERAKMVSDYLISLGLDTSQVKYEGGGVVQGDIAKHQKRRVEIIISN